Within the Phycisphaerae bacterium genome, the region TGCCGCGATCTGGGCCGCCCGGCTGCCCCCCCGATCGCCCCTGACATAGGCACGCACCTCGCGGATGCATCGGGAGTACATGACGCCCAGGCAGGCCCCGTACACCGCGCAGACCACGAGCATGCCCTGCAGCAGATGGGCGGCCCCCAGCGCCGCCACCGTCTTGTACAGCCCGTGCAGCAAGGTCTGGGCATGGGCGGCGCTCAACGCCTCGAGGATGCCCTCTCCCAGCGGCTGCACAATCACGAACCAGAGCAGAGTGAGCCACAGAAAACCACGCCGAACAGGCCCCGCCCGGTAGACGCGCGACCGCTCCTCAAGCCATTGGCCATCGCCGGCCAGCGCGTGCTCGCGGACCTCCGCCTTGACCTTCCCCGCCAAGACCTCCGCCTTGGGCATCTGCTCCTCCAGAAGGAAGACCTGCACCGCTTCATCCTCCCCTTCCAGCTTCTGGATCAGGAAGCGGATCCGATGCTCCAAACCCCGGCCGGCGACCGAGAACGGCCCGGGACCCCAACGCGGGGCGGCGTCCTCCCCCGCCCGACCCGGCGACGCGATCGCCATGCCAACCCGGCGGAGCGGCCACCTCGCCAGCCAATACAGCCAGCGCAGCGCGGGCCACTTCTCAATCCGGTCCTCCATCAACCGATCCGCCAGGGTCATCAGCGAGCTCTGCTGGCGAGCAAGCCGCTCAGCAACCGTCATGCAGTAGTCAGCCTCGAACGCCTCCTCCTGAAGCACGTCGGCAAAGACCGGATCACAGACCTGCTCCAGCCGCTCGACCCAGCTGTCAAGCTCGTAAGTGCGGCGGACACTCTCGGCATGGGCCCGCAGCTTCACCTGGTCGTTGAGACCCTTGATCCGCGCCGCCTCCAACTCACTGACCTGGGCGAAGAGCATCCTCCGCAGACGAACCATTTCGCTCTGCAGCCGGCCCGCAACACCGGCCACAAGCTGCTGCGAACTGCTCGTTGAGCGGTCGTCCAGGCCACCCCACGACCGGGCCACAGCGTCCACAATCCGGTCGGCCGTCGGATACTTCGCACAAACCAGGAACTGCCGCTCCCGGGGAATGTCGTACCGCACATCACGGAGCTGATCCCCAAACCAGGCGGCTTGCTCCCCCCAGAACCGTTCAGCGGGATCCCGGCCCGCTCCCGCCGGATAGCCATCGTCGTCCTCGAGCAACTCATCGGCCCGGTTGAGAACACAGTACACATTGCCGAGATCCTTCAACGCCTTCCGCGTGTATTCCACCCAGATCCGATCGTTGGCTTTCTGCGGACTGGTCACCCAGAGAATGCGATCCAGCAGCGGCAGGTACTCACGCACGATCTGCTCATGCGTCCGCAGCTCGCTGTCGAAATCGGGCATGTCCACGAATGCCAGATTGCGCGTGCCCGCGTCCTCGTGGCGGTGGATCTCCGGCGCACCGCGCGTCGACCGGAAGCGATCTCGCACGTACGCCTCCATGGCCCGGTGAACGTAAACAACCGGTCGAGCGGTTCCCTCGCCAACCTCGCGGTCGTCCCTGCTGATGGCTTCACCCACCAGGGCGTTGATCAGCGTGGACTTCCCGACATCCTTGCCACCCAGCAGTCCGCACACCACCAGCGGATCCTTCGGGCCGGGAGCCTCGCCCCGGTCAAGCGGCAGGGGATCACGATGGAACAGGCCGGCCAGCTGCTCGTTGACGCTCTGCAACCGCTCCATTCTCCGGGCAATGAGCAGGGAATCGGTCATGGCTCACCCTCCTCGCCTTGACTGAGCACGTCAAGAGCCTCCGCCAACGGAGTCTGAGGATCGAGCACCCACGCTTCCGCGGTCTGGTGAAGTTGCCGCGACACCTGCCAGGCGAACTCCTCCATCAGTCCCCGGTAAGCCACCGCCGCTTCCTGAACCTGCCGATACTCCCGGCTGAGACCCAGCTTTTCCTGGAGGGCAACCATCGTCTGCCTCAGCGGTTTGCCTCCCGCGGCCCCGGTGACGATCGTACCCGCCAGAATCGCCCAGTGAGCGACCACGATCTTGCCGATCAGAAGCCAGCCGATCGGCCCGGCGTGGAGATAGAGCAGCACCAGAGCGGCCGCAGTCCCGGCGCTCGCGGCTCCGGCGACAGCCGCTCCAGCACCCTCCCATTGGCTCTGCACCGCCTTGGCCCAGTTGGTCAGCGCCCCGTCCAGCCGCTGGATGACCTGCACCATTTTCTCCCGGTAATCCTGAATCGCCCCGCCGGGAAAAGGAAAGGGGTCGGTGGCCCGGCCCAGGTGCTTCCAGAACTTGCTGGACCTCGACACCTTGTTGAACTCGGCAAGCAAGGATTCGCAGGAACTCTCAAAGTACTTCCAGGCAATCTGTTCACGGGTCTCTCGCGGGTCCCGGGCAAGCAACGGGGCGTCGGTCGAGGCCTCGAACAATCGCCCGACCACGGGGACCCTCGACAACACGCCGACGACATGGGCCGCCCCACTCTCCAGCCTCTCCCGGAAACGCTTGACCCCCAGCAGCCGGTTACGGAACCAGAGAACCGCCTGCTGCTCCTCCTGGGTCATCATCGCCCGGATGCAGTCTTTCTCGCTGGGCAGGTGCTTCTCGCCGCACGCGTGCAACCGGCCCTTGAGCTCGGCCAGCAGCTGGCGCCGCAGCTCATTCTCGCTGTAAACGTCTTCGGCAGCACGATGCACCTGCCGGCGCAGCAGGCCGAGCCGGTGCTCGGGTACCTTGGCCAGCAACGACCAGATTGCATCCGGAAGCACGAGCCTCCTCAGCCCCCGCCCGGCACTGTAGTCGACGATTGCGAACGGGGCTCGAAGCCGGCCAGCCTGCTCGTCAAGGGCCCGACGCTCGGGATCACCCAACTCACCCTCCTGCGTGTGGTTGAAAAGAACGAACCGATCCGGGCAGAACAGAACCGCATCCCCAGCGAACTCGGCCACCTGCCGATCCCGCCACCGCTGCGGAAAGTTGACCACCAGAAGGACCTTGTCGAACCACGGCAGCAGGGTCTTGGCCAGATCACCCTCACGCTCGGAGTGGACGGAAGTCAGATCCGGCGTGTCCAGAAGCAGGACGGGCTTCAGCCGCCCAATGGCGTGATACACCACCGTCACGACCGCGGGATCGCCCAGCACCGCCTCCTCGATGCCGGCCTCATGCCGCTTCAGCGAGGGAAACATGAGCTGCGGCTCGCCGAACCACCGGCCGATCCGGTCGCGGTGGTCCTGATGAACCGCCATGATGATGCCTCGGGTGGAATGGGCCTTCACCGTGACGCAACTGGCCCGATGACCGTCGAGCAGATTGTTGAACACCGTGCTTTTGCCGGACGAAGCCCCCCCGAGCACGGCCGCAATGAACAGGGATTGGCCCTCGGCATCAAGGTTCGACCGAAACCGAAGGGCATGGACCGCCTGCTGGTCGCGCTCCTCCCACGGCAAGGCCCAAGGATCGCGAAGCCGTGAACCCTCGCGGGCAAGAACTTCCAGTGCCTCGGTCAAGTCCATCGAAAGGCCACCTCCCGGCCCACATGCCTTTGGCGACCGCCCCGGACAGTCCTTCCCGCACCCAAACGCTCAACCCTGTAGTCGAGCGCATCGCCCCAGGCCGCCAGACATTCCCCTCGGATTCTACCCCTGACGCCGGAGAATGCCATCCGCACGCCGCAGGCACCGGGTCGAGAACGGAGAACAGGGACAGAGTAGCTGTCGCTGACGCGTCTCAGGCCACCCTGTGATGCAGGAGCCCCCTTTCGCCACTCGCCATCCTCAATCTCCCGCCCGTCCTTGACGCACCCAGTCAGCCGGTGTAAACGTCGCTGATCCGCCGGTTTCCGGCGACATCTTCAAGGAGGACCCGCGATGCGCGATCGATCCACCCGACGTTCATTCCTGCAGGCGGTCGGAGCCGGCGCCGCCGCCCTGGGCCTGACCCAGACCGCCCGGGCCGAGGAAAAGGTGATTCAGGGCTTCGAGAAGGCCCCCACCGACCCAAACGCCTCCAAGGGCTGGCAGCCGGTCTCGGACCGCAAGATCAAGATCGGCATCGCGGGCTACGGAGTCTGCAGCTTCGGGGCCGCCTTCAGCTTCCAGGACCACCCCAACGTCCAAATCGTGGGCGTCGCCGACCTGCAGCCCGACCGCTGCGCCGAACTGGCCAAGGCCTGCCGCTGCGACAAGACCTACCCCTCGCTCGAGGAGATGATCAAGGACCAGTCCATGGAGGCGGTTTTCGTCGCCACCGATGCCCCAAGTCACGCCCGGCTGTGCATCGAGGTGCTGAAGACCGGCAAGGATGTCGCCTCGGCCGTACCCGCGACCTTCGGCTCGCTCGAAGAGGCCGACAAGCTGTTCGAGGCGGTCAAAACCACCGGACGCAAGTACATGCTGTTCGAGACCTCCTACTTCCACGAAGACCTCTACGCAATGCGGCAGATCTACAACGCCGGCGGCCTGGGCAAGCTGGTCTACTCCGAAGGCGAGTACTACCACTACATGTCCGAACCTATCCCGTCCTACAAGGGCTGGCGCGTCGGCTTGCCTCCGCAATGGTACCCCACCCACTCCAACGCCTACTACGTCGGCGCCAGCGGCGGAAGCTTCACCGAAGTCTCGTGCATGGGCATCCCAAGCCTCATCGATCAACTGAAGCCGGCGAACAACCCCTACAAGAACCCGTTCGGCACCGAGATCGCCCTGTTCCGCACCAGCGAGGGCGGCATGTCGCGGATGGCGGTCAGCTGGGACACCCCCGGCGACAGCGGCGAGAAGGGCCGGATCCGCGGCCAGAAGGGCTCGTTCTACGGCAAGTACGAGGGCCTGGAGAAGAACCTGCCCAACCTCAAGCGCCCGCCGCTCCCCCCCAAAGTCGACGCCGGCGGTCACGGCGGCTCACACGGATACCTGATGAACGAGTTCATCACCGCGATCCTCGAGAACCGCAAGCCCCTGATCGACATCGCCCAGGCCCTCAACATGACCGTGGCCGGCATCGTCGCCCATCAGTCCGCCTTGAAAAACGGCGAGCTGCTGAGAATTCCGCAGTACCGGCTGTAGAAGACGCCGACGCGAACGACGTCGGATACCCGACGTGACCGCGATCACAAGGTGGAGCAGGCGCTTCCACGGTTCGCCGCAGGTCCGCCCGACAGGACTACTCACGCGGTCAGGATTCGGCGGACCACGTCCACGATGAGTTGCATGTTGTGGAACAGGTACCACATCGGCACGCCAAGGAGGGCGGCACCGATGACCACCAGGCTGATGCCGGTGGCCGACGGGAGCATGGCCTCTTCCGCCAGTTCCTCACGGAACGCGGCGACCAGCTCATTCGCCTTGCCCGCGGAGTCCCGGCGGTCGGCACCCTCCACCGAGAGCGTCACGCTCCGCAACAGAGGCAGAGCACTCAGGCTGACACTGAGGCCGGCCCCGGGAATGCGCTGCCGGTCGTGCTCGGCCGACTCGACCCGCCAGCCGAGCCGCCGGTAAGCCTGGTACAGGAGGCGACGACCCTGAGCCGGGCTGCAGTTGTACACCACCCAGCCGCTGCCCGGACGGGGCAACAGGGTGAAGAACAGACCGGCCACGCCGATAATGGCCACACTGACCAGGCCAACCTGGTCATGCTCGAGCAGCAGAACGACGGGCGCGGCGATCAGCGGAACAAACACGGTGGCGAGAATGCAGAAGTCTGCCCGGGCGCTCAAAATGCAGGGGCGAGCCTGGCTGTTGACCAACCCCAAACCCAGAAAGTAGACCGCCAGCGGACCCAGGGCGAGGATGGTCTTGAACACGAACGCAGCTTGGTCGGTCATCTCCAAGCCCAATCTCCCGGCTGAAACACCCGGTCAACTCTTCGAAGGCTCCGACGGATCCCCCGCCGGGCGATCGATGTGCTCGCCACGGTCCGCTACCTTGCGGTACCCTAGATATCGTATCACTTCAAACACCTCGCTCCAAGTCGGGAACGGGCGCTTGTTGATCCGCTTGTACTCATCAACGGCCAGGACAAACTCCAGGAGTTCGTCGGTCATCTCCCCTTCTTCGGCCTGCCGGCGAAGGTCGCTCCGGCGGCGACCCGGCCCGCGGCGACGTTCCAGGCCCCCCCGACGATCAACCGGTGCGCGCCGGTCCTGACTGCGTCGCTCCGGTCCGGTATACGGCTGTTGCTCTTCAGGTAAAACAGTCACCCGGTTACCCCGCTGGGGTGAGCGATCGGGCCCGTCGATCAGTCACCCGGTTGAAGTGCGACAACGACAATCTGGAACGAGCAATCACTCCTCTTCTTCCAAATCATCGTCCATGTCCTCGTCGTCGTCGAGGTCGTCGTCGAGGTCATCGTCGAGATCGTCGTCGAACTCGTCCTCATCCTCTTCCTCGAAAGGATAGTCCTCGAACTCCTCCTCGTCCTCCTCGTCGTCATCCTCGCGACGAGCACACTGGACTTCGAACGACCCGGCAGCGAATGCCCAGCGGGTGGCCGGCCCAAAGCCGGGAGCGGAGAATCGGCCGGTGCCTTGAAGGACCAGGACACTCGTCTCCGCCTGGTCCCCGGAGGTAGGATCGGCGACGGCCTGGAGACTCAGATCCTCGGCATTTGAATCCACGCACAGCATGTCAACGCTCCCTCACTTGGACAACATGGGTCGAAAATCGGGGTTACCGGTTACCGTCCGCGGAAAGTGTATACCTCAATCCTGACCCGTCAAGGGCTTTTTCCGTGTCCCAAGCCCTTTCGCCGTATGGGGCTTATCGGTCGGCCGCCCGTACTTGGATGAGCAATGTTGGCAAGCCCTTTTCGCCCCCCGCCTGAAGCTGGTAACTCATGAGCCCTAAGAGCCTTGCGCCCTCGAGAACCTCCCCGACAGACCCCCGGGCCTCCAGTCTGGCCGACGCCGCTCCCGCTGCAACCTCCACGCGGCAGTTCAGCCCTGTCGCCCGGGCAACAACCCCCCGAAATGCCTGCCAGTCAGCCAACGGCCGGTCGATCACCACCGGACGACGCAGCGGCTGATCCGTTTTCGCGTTAATAAGTTCAGGAATAAACGTGGGGGCGGATGCCGCGGGCCCGTGGACCAGGTGGGCAGGGCGAGCCCAAAGGACCCCATCGTCGTACCCAACCTCGGCGTCCAGACTGCGGGCCAGTTCAGCGCGAACAGACTCCAGCGTGGCCGCCGACTGCTGCAGGTGGATCAGAGCTTCCTTGGCCAGAATGTCCGGATGGACCACGAGATCCACGCCAAAAGACCTGGGCAGATCGCGAACCACGACACTCAGGGGCGCATCCACCCAATCGACGGCAGCCACACGATCGCGCATGCCCGCCCATGCCGCTTCCTGGCCGTCCCGGCCACGCGCCGGCACCCCCGCTCGCCATTTCCACGCCTCAGGCAATCGCTCAGCTCCGGCGATAAGAATCGTATCGTCGACCACCACGGCCTCAAGGCCCGCGGAGCGAGCCAGCCACCGCAACGCTTGCCGACCATCCACATGAGACGCCAGGAGTCGAATCCTGGTCTGGGCAGCCTCCGCCTGAACAGACGCATCAACGACGTAGGGTAGGTCCAGCCGACCGGCCAATTCGCGCAGGGCTTCCCCAAAGGGCAAGCCCTGCCACTCGACCGGGCAGGGAGAATCCAAACCGGCCGCGCGGCCCCCGGGGCTGCTCGCCCCCAGCACCACCAGGGCCAACCCAAGGCAAACTGAACCTCTTGCGGTCATCGTGTTCTTTCTCATCCGGCCGCTGCGCGATGGCAAATGACCCCCGGACCGCGGAAGACGCAA harbors:
- a CDS encoding 50S ribosome-binding GTPase, coding for MTDSLLIARRMERLQSVNEQLAGLFHRDPLPLDRGEAPGPKDPLVVCGLLGGKDVGKSTLINALVGEAISRDDREVGEGTARPVVYVHRAMEAYVRDRFRSTRGAPEIHRHEDAGTRNLAFVDMPDFDSELRTHEQIVREYLPLLDRILWVTSPQKANDRIWVEYTRKALKDLGNVYCVLNRADELLEDDDGYPAGAGRDPAERFWGEQAAWFGDQLRDVRYDIPRERQFLVCAKYPTADRIVDAVARSWGGLDDRSTSSSQQLVAGVAGRLQSEMVRLRRMLFAQVSELEAARIKGLNDQVKLRAHAESVRRTYELDSWVERLEQVCDPVFADVLQEEAFEADYCMTVAERLARQQSSLMTLADRLMEDRIEKWPALRWLYWLARWPLRRVGMAIASPGRAGEDAAPRWGPGPFSVAGRGLEHRIRFLIQKLEGEDEAVQVFLLEEQMPKAEVLAGKVKAEVREHALAGDGQWLEERSRVYRAGPVRRGFLWLTLLWFVIVQPLGEGILEALSAAHAQTLLHGLYKTVAALGAAHLLQGMLVVCAVYGACLGVMYSRCIREVRAYVRGDRGGSRAAQIAAALRSELAENVVGEVLRPLRGVYDRLSRLSGELAEVADPQKDLPDSQRPESDPAS
- a CDS encoding Gfo/Idh/MocA family oxidoreductase; its protein translation is MRDRSTRRSFLQAVGAGAAALGLTQTARAEEKVIQGFEKAPTDPNASKGWQPVSDRKIKIGIAGYGVCSFGAAFSFQDHPNVQIVGVADLQPDRCAELAKACRCDKTYPSLEEMIKDQSMEAVFVATDAPSHARLCIEVLKTGKDVASAVPATFGSLEEADKLFEAVKTTGRKYMLFETSYFHEDLYAMRQIYNAGGLGKLVYSEGEYYHYMSEPIPSYKGWRVGLPPQWYPTHSNAYYVGASGGSFTEVSCMGIPSLIDQLKPANNPYKNPFGTEIALFRTSEGGMSRMAVSWDTPGDSGEKGRIRGQKGSFYGKYEGLEKNLPNLKRPPLPPKVDAGGHGGSHGYLMNEFITAILENRKPLIDIAQALNMTVAGIVAHQSALKNGELLRIPQYRL